A segment of the Hallerella succinigenes genome:
TCTTCCGATTGAATTGCCGCATCCGGAAAATCATCCGTTGCGTAAAATCGAATACAATCCGGATTTGAAAAATGTTTCGCTCGCTCAGATGGCGGAACTTTCAATCGACATTGAAAAACGTTGCTTTGCCCTTTCGAAAGATGTGAAGAACGTGCCGTATCTCGGTTGCCAAAAGAATGAATCCCTGACGGTCTTTGCGAATTCGAACGGCGTTTACTTTGAACGTCGCGATAATGGCATTGGAGCGGGCGCCGGGGTTGTCGCAGAACGCGGCGATTCGAAAAAGCTCGGCGGCTTCGATCAAGACAAGATGAAGTTCGAAGAGCTTTCTGCAGAAACGATTGCAAAGAAATCTGTGGAACGCGCTCTCGAACTTTTGGAGCCGAAGAAGATAGAGACCGGTAAGATGCCGGTGATTCTTTCGGAACGCGTCGCGGGCCAGATCCTTAGCATGTACGCTTCTTCCTTTGTGGCGGAAATGGTGCAAAAGGGACAATCCCGTTTGCAGGGTAAGCTCGGTCAAAAGATTGCCGGGGCGAACCTCACGATTCTTTGCGATCCGACCCGTGAAGACCTTCCGGGAGTCAAGACTTACGACTCCGAAGGGACTTATGCGGACAAGGTGACCGTGGTGAAGAACGGCGTTCTTTCGGAATTCCTGTACAATTTGGAAACAGCCCATGTCGAAGGCCGAAAGAGCAACGGCTGCGCTTTGCGTTCTTACGAAGGCAAGGTCGGTTCGGGATTCTCGAACCTGGTC
Coding sequences within it:
- a CDS encoding TldD/PmbA family protein, which gives rise to MNISEAVQFLAEEAKKSATAFDIIGGHSKSEGVSVFQGRLQNTEISESVGVGIRAFQGVKPGYAYTERLTEDALRQTVKDALLHTQFTKDLPIELPHPENHPLRKIEYNPDLKNVSLAQMAELSIDIEKRCFALSKDVKNVPYLGCQKNESLTVFANSNGVYFERRDNGIGAGAGVVAERGDSKKLGGFDQDKMKFEELSAETIAKKSVERALELLEPKKIETGKMPVILSERVAGQILSMYASSFVAEMVQKGQSRLQGKLGQKIAGANLTILCDPTREDLPGVKTYDSEGTYADKVTVVKNGVLSEFLYNLETAHVEGRKSNGCALRSYEGKVGSGFSNLVVLPGEHTTAELLKLFPKSLLVVRLEGNSGCSAISGEMSIGVQGMYAENGQILHPVEGATLSANFIDLLGTLVAVGKDYPESYTSRQVPALAFPEIAVSN